Proteins co-encoded in one Acidobacteriota bacterium genomic window:
- a CDS encoding HDOD domain-containing protein, which translates to MFKSVDLEFFSIENLVKTGLPSMPSSVMRISALMADLNVSQQRIAGAISLDPVISSRILALANSPIYALHGTITNLTEAVNVVGNGAIAEQLLVCGVSDAFGRKVLDSPAGRTIWVHSLATGLTANEICKMAKMRGAEDAFSCGLLHDVGKLILLRADAPFYTDLIKQGEDSGDISVIERRVLGFDHAELGAAAGIAWKLPGAVCHMIRNHHHPSTSTAGVALAHVLQTADQFVKGRISFEDPEYFFANDDLRKFGLGEVEFEDIWDNVTLRLSEMTDPGHLSGESVSNRKTKTHS; encoded by the coding sequence ATGTTTAAAAGTGTCGATCTTGAATTTTTTTCGATAGAGAATTTAGTTAAGACCGGACTACCGTCAATGCCCTCAAGCGTGATGAGGATCTCGGCATTGATGGCAGATCTTAACGTCTCGCAGCAGCGAATCGCGGGGGCGATCAGTCTTGACCCGGTGATCTCTTCTCGTATACTCGCCCTTGCAAACTCGCCGATATATGCCCTGCATGGGACGATCACCAATCTCACCGAAGCCGTCAACGTTGTCGGGAACGGAGCGATAGCCGAGCAATTGCTTGTCTGCGGTGTCAGTGATGCGTTCGGCAGAAAGGTTCTGGATTCGCCTGCGGGGCGAACGATCTGGGTTCATTCACTCGCAACCGGGCTGACCGCGAACGAGATCTGCAAAATGGCGAAGATGCGCGGTGCAGAGGATGCCTTTAGCTGCGGACTGTTACACGATGTCGGCAAACTGATCCTATTGCGGGCAGACGCTCCGTTCTACACGGACCTGATCAAGCAAGGTGAGGATTCGGGGGATATTTCGGTGATCGAGCGACGTGTGCTGGGCTTCGATCATGCCGAACTCGGTGCCGCTGCCGGCATTGCGTGGAAGCTGCCGGGAGCCGTCTGCCATATGATCCGCAATCATCATCATCCGAGCACCTCGACTGCCGGCGTCGCACTAGCGCATGTGCTGCAGACGGCTGACCAGTTCGTAAAGGGAAGGATCTCATTCGAGGATCCTGAGTACTTTTTTGCGAATGACGACCTGCGTAAATTCGGGCTTGGCGAAGTCGAATTCGAAGACATCTGGGATAATGTTACGCTGCGGCTCAGTGAAATGACCGATCCCGGACATTTATCGGGTGAATCTGTAAGTAACCGAAAAACGAAAACGCATTCTTAG
- a CDS encoding ABC transporter permease, protein MNSLVFSNMLHRPARTAVSVIGIGIGILLIVFTVGLANGSLRERADRDKNVGAELMFVAEGSWGMSGTELRLPVSLKPDIEKVEGVAVAIPLAQKSVPATDGLTGNRLLDGINFDEYAAMAGLQIVQGRKFTDGADEMMSDSAWLERRKLKIGDKFQIYERDFTVVGTYEPSAGARIKIPLSTMQSQLGAEGRASAFLIKLKDGFSADVVAPALLQKLPGNQAVRTSELEELYMQGVPALNVFLNVVIGVAAAISGLIILLTMYTTVTERTRQIGVLKSLGMSNFGIGWTIVQEAILISIGGVVFGVAATYVLKLALGKWSTLTVAIEPRVVLTIVVIGVASGIVGALYPGMRAARLDPVEALNYD, encoded by the coding sequence GTGAACAGTCTCGTCTTCTCAAACATGCTTCATCGCCCGGCTCGAACGGCCGTGAGCGTCATTGGTATCGGCATCGGCATTCTGCTGATCGTCTTTACTGTGGGCCTTGCGAACGGCAGCCTGCGGGAACGCGCCGACCGTGACAAGAACGTCGGGGCCGAGTTGATGTTCGTCGCAGAGGGGAGTTGGGGAATGAGCGGAACCGAGCTTCGGCTGCCGGTCAGCTTGAAGCCGGACATCGAGAAGGTCGAAGGCGTTGCGGTCGCAATTCCGCTCGCTCAGAAAAGTGTTCCCGCGACCGACGGCTTGACAGGCAATCGGCTTTTGGACGGCATTAATTTTGACGAATATGCCGCGATGGCCGGTCTGCAGATCGTTCAGGGCCGGAAGTTTACCGACGGCGCCGACGAAATGATGTCAGATTCCGCGTGGCTCGAACGCCGGAAGCTGAAAATAGGCGACAAATTTCAGATCTACGAGCGAGATTTCACCGTTGTCGGCACCTACGAACCGAGTGCCGGAGCTCGCATCAAGATCCCGCTTTCAACGATGCAGTCCCAACTTGGTGCTGAGGGGCGAGCCTCGGCATTTCTGATAAAGCTCAAGGACGGCTTCTCGGCCGATGTCGTCGCACCGGCTCTTTTGCAAAAGCTTCCGGGCAATCAGGCAGTTCGTACGAGCGAACTCGAAGAGCTTTATATGCAGGGTGTTCCGGCGTTGAACGTATTTCTCAACGTCGTCATCGGCGTCGCGGCGGCGATCAGCGGGCTGATAATTTTGCTTACCATGTACACGACCGTTACCGAACGCACAAGGCAGATCGGCGTACTGAAATCGCTCGGAATGTCTAATTTCGGCATCGGCTGGACGATCGTGCAGGAAGCGATCCTCATCAGCATTGGCGGCGTAGTTTTCGGTGTCGCGGCAACGTATGTATTAAAACTTGCTCTTGGGAAATGGTCCACGCTTACCGTCGCAATTGAACCGAGGGTAGTCCTCACGATAGTTGTTATCGGGGTTGCGAGCGGTATCGTGGGAGCTCTTTATCCCGGAATGCGAGCTGCCAGGCTCGATCCGGTCGAAGCTCTGAATTACGATTAG
- a CDS encoding flippase-like domain-containing protein produces the protein MQSENFLQSDLTPPELPAARSRSNKTKVLIWIQGITFLLGLVLLAVVIYEIGYQKILDSLAKVGWGFAAVLALNVTRHFCRAASLYLAIEPEHRNGKYMSVVAARFGGEAVNFFSFAGPFLGDATKAVLLKKHLTLTHGASAVIIDNILYYLTVILVILAGVATLVSAFGSGGNGIENALILIVAFSVIGFIGLSLAIKYRVTPLTSTIKALEKRGIAPGFLARKQHHILAVENNVFQFYHNRTADFFKVFGISLAVHALSVAEVFLAVKFLGYDASISTSLIIESLTKVINVAFSFVPGTIGAYEGGNEFILQTLGYATAVGVSLALVRRGAILFSTTVGLIVLLWRGAARGSKIIAKGDD, from the coding sequence ATGCAAAGCGAGAATTTCCTTCAATCCGACTTAACGCCACCGGAACTCCCCGCTGCTCGTTCAAGATCTAATAAAACAAAGGTACTTATCTGGATACAGGGCATTACGTTTTTGCTTGGTCTGGTTCTGCTGGCCGTCGTTATTTACGAGATCGGCTATCAAAAGATCCTCGACTCGCTTGCGAAAGTCGGCTGGGGCTTTGCCGCCGTGCTTGCTCTCAATGTAACACGTCATTTCTGCCGTGCGGCGAGTTTATATCTGGCGATCGAACCGGAACACCGCAATGGCAAGTACATGAGCGTCGTCGCAGCTCGATTTGGCGGCGAGGCAGTAAACTTTTTTTCGTTTGCGGGCCCGTTTTTAGGAGACGCGACCAAGGCAGTGCTCCTCAAGAAGCATCTGACGCTCACGCACGGAGCGTCGGCAGTGATCATTGATAATATTCTCTATTATCTAACAGTGATCCTGGTGATTCTCGCCGGTGTGGCGACGCTCGTCTCGGCGTTCGGTTCGGGCGGAAATGGGATCGAAAATGCCCTGATCCTGATCGTCGCATTCTCGGTCATCGGCTTTATCGGCCTCTCGCTCGCGATCAAATATCGCGTAACTCCGCTCACCTCTACGATCAAAGCTCTTGAAAAGCGAGGCATTGCACCTGGATTTTTGGCGCGAAAGCAACATCACATCCTGGCGGTCGAAAATAACGTTTTTCAGTTTTACCACAACCGAACGGCAGATTTCTTCAAGGTTTTCGGGATCAGTCTAGCGGTTCATGCCTTGAGCGTGGCGGAAGTATTCCTCGCGGTGAAATTCCTTGGCTACGACGCCTCAATATCGACCTCACTGATCATTGAAAGCCTGACAAAGGTCATCAATGTAGCATTTAGCTTCGTACCGGGAACTATCGGAGCTTACGAAGGCGGGAACGAATTCATCTTGCAAACGCTGGGTTATGCTACAGCCGTTGGTGTGTCTCTGGCTCTTGTCAGGCGCGGAGCGATCCTCTTTTCGACCACCGTCGGCCTCATCGTCTTGCTCTGGCGAGGAGCTGCTCGCGGATCAAAAATTATTGCGAAAGGCGACGACTAG
- a CDS encoding glycosyltransferase family 39 protein, which produces MSEQPLPTMTAGIRPEQFSDELFFAKNKKIAALILAFFMLIGFGLRVYQLGAESLGEDELNKLQTVAEYRQNGLSGKNGEHPFLMKGVQTVSITAAEKLSQIAGVPISEEGALRFPIALVGTFSALLIFLLVSELFGRSIGLVSAIFWTLEPMAIGFDRIAKEDSFVLFFFLLTMFFWVRGQTKAERGSTNWTWYAWAAAASFAGLMASKYYPHLLSIVGAYYIIFQYIPATKWRMEPVRWVKFITVMGIAFLVLNPTIVLPDTWREMLKFSSESRIGHDSYEFWGDLYTNKMSAWLAGVPWTFYYVFMAVKTTLPILVLFLIGLPFMFRRKLGDGRFLIFFWAFMWFLPFTFLGGKFTRYFTFVEPLLAIVAAVGFYFAAKWLTEKVLSNSQAAGLAQAVLLVGVVATQLTNSLAVAPHFRLFTNKIGGGMAAAGSYFPHDEFYDAASMDVVTAIAANARPNAIVACETPTVFAHYAEKIGRSDINFVSLSDKTAVLTLNTGDLVVLVEGRRYFSNTPFVTLLNSSPVTPIEIKLKGIRAARIYKLDAAQSASMHVIARQ; this is translated from the coding sequence TTGTCTGAGCAACCTCTTCCTACCATGACTGCGGGTATCCGCCCCGAACAGTTCTCTGACGAACTTTTTTTCGCAAAAAATAAAAAGATCGCCGCACTGATCCTTGCATTTTTTATGTTGATCGGCTTTGGCCTCCGGGTTTATCAGCTCGGTGCTGAGAGCCTGGGCGAGGACGAGCTCAACAAACTTCAGACCGTTGCCGAGTATCGCCAGAACGGCCTTTCGGGAAAGAACGGAGAACATCCTTTCCTGATGAAAGGGGTTCAGACCGTCAGTATCACGGCCGCGGAAAAGCTCAGCCAGATCGCCGGCGTTCCAATTTCGGAAGAGGGCGCTTTGCGATTCCCCATTGCTCTCGTCGGCACTTTTTCCGCACTGTTGATCTTTCTGCTGGTATCGGAACTGTTCGGCCGGAGCATTGGCCTGGTCTCGGCGATATTTTGGACGCTCGAACCAATGGCTATCGGTTTTGACCGCATCGCAAAAGAAGACAGCTTCGTGCTGTTTTTCTTTTTATTGACGATGTTCTTTTGGGTTCGCGGCCAGACCAAAGCGGAGCGAGGAAGTACAAATTGGACCTGGTACGCCTGGGCGGCAGCCGCGAGTTTTGCGGGCCTGATGGCGTCAAAATATTACCCGCATTTGCTGTCGATCGTCGGTGCTTATTACATAATCTTCCAATATATTCCCGCTACTAAATGGCGAATGGAACCGGTTCGGTGGGTCAAGTTCATTACGGTCATGGGTATAGCGTTCCTTGTCCTGAATCCAACGATCGTACTGCCGGACACCTGGCGTGAAATGCTGAAATTTTCCAGCGAGAGCCGTATCGGGCATGACAGCTACGAATTCTGGGGTGATCTCTACACGAACAAAATGAGTGCCTGGCTCGCCGGGGTTCCGTGGACGTTCTATTACGTCTTTATGGCGGTCAAAACGACTCTACCGATCCTTGTACTTTTTTTGATCGGCCTCCCGTTCATGTTCCGCCGGAAACTCGGCGACGGCAGATTTCTGATCTTTTTCTGGGCATTCATGTGGTTTCTGCCGTTCACATTTCTGGGCGGAAAGTTTACGCGGTACTTCACTTTCGTCGAGCCGCTTCTGGCGATCGTCGCTGCCGTCGGCTTTTATTTTGCGGCGAAATGGCTGACGGAGAAGGTTTTGAGTAATTCTCAAGCGGCGGGCTTAGCCCAAGCCGTCCTGCTAGTCGGCGTCGTGGCGACGCAGCTTACAAACTCGCTCGCGGTGGCTCCGCATTTCAGGCTCTTTACCAACAAGATCGGCGGCGGAATGGCTGCGGCAGGTTCCTATTTTCCGCACGATGAATTCTACGACGCGGCCTCGATGGATGTGGTAACAGCGATCGCCGCCAACGCCCGGCCGAACGCCATCGTCGCCTGCGAGACGCCGACGGTCTTTGCACATTACGCGGAAAAGATAGGACGAAGTGATATCAATTTCGTATCGCTTTCCGATAAAACTGCGGTGCTGACGCTAAATACGGGAGATCTGGTGGTTCTGGTAGAAGGCAGGCGTTATTTCAGCAATACTCCGTTCGTCACGCTTCTGAACAGCTCGCCTGTGACGCCGATCGAGATCAAACTGAAAGGCATCAGAGCCGCCCGTATCTACAAACTTGACGCAGCTCAATCGGCCTCGATGCACGTGATCGCTAGGCAGTAA
- a CDS encoding threonine synthase produces MNVTHLECALCGSRHEANVLQNLCVECGKPLLVCYDLEKAAQTLTKEALKTREPSLWRYREVLPVERAENTVSLGEGWTPLFRTDSLAAKLPIKLELYIKDEGQNPTQSFKARGMTAAISMAKELGVTKAAVPSAGNAAGALAAYAAKAGIEANIFMPADTPRANIVECEQTGANVTLVDGLITDCGAIVAKRKEAEGWFDVSTLKEPYRVEGKKTMGYEIAEQMDWNLPDVIMYPTGGGTGLIGMWKAFDEMEHMGWIGSKRPRMVSVQSETCAPIVRAFENGERFAEEFENAATVASGLRVPKAIGDFLILDAVRASHGTAISVTDEELVAAVREIGAAEGIFTAPEGAACLPALRKLIADGWIVEGESVVIFNTGAGVKYLEAFA; encoded by the coding sequence ATGAATGTTACCCATCTCGAATGTGCCCTGTGCGGATCGCGGCATGAGGCGAATGTGCTACAGAATCTTTGCGTCGAATGCGGAAAGCCGCTGCTAGTTTGCTACGATCTCGAAAAAGCGGCACAGACCCTGACAAAGGAAGCTCTCAAGACGCGAGAGCCGTCGCTTTGGCGTTATCGCGAGGTTTTGCCCGTCGAGCGAGCCGAGAATACCGTGTCGCTCGGCGAAGGCTGGACGCCGCTTTTTAGGACCGATTCACTCGCGGCAAAGCTGCCGATCAAACTCGAACTCTACATCAAAGACGAGGGCCAGAATCCGACGCAGAGCTTTAAGGCACGCGGAATGACCGCGGCGATCTCGATGGCTAAGGAGTTGGGCGTTACGAAAGCTGCCGTTCCATCGGCTGGAAATGCTGCCGGTGCTCTTGCCGCTTATGCGGCAAAAGCCGGTATCGAGGCAAACATTTTCATGCCGGCCGACACGCCAAGGGCAAATATCGTCGAATGCGAGCAAACCGGTGCGAATGTCACGCTAGTGGACGGCCTTATTACCGATTGCGGTGCGATCGTTGCCAAGCGAAAAGAGGCGGAAGGCTGGTTCGATGTTTCGACTCTCAAAGAGCCGTATCGGGTTGAGGGCAAGAAGACAATGGGCTATGAGATCGCGGAGCAGATGGATTGGAATCTGCCGGACGTGATCATGTATCCGACCGGCGGGGGAACTGGGCTCATCGGTATGTGGAAGGCCTTTGACGAGATGGAACATATGGGTTGGATCGGTTCGAAACGCCCTCGAATGGTCTCTGTTCAATCAGAAACATGTGCGCCGATCGTGCGTGCTTTTGAGAACGGCGAGCGGTTTGCAGAGGAATTTGAAAACGCTGCGACGGTTGCTTCGGGCCTTCGCGTGCCGAAGGCGATCGGCGATTTTCTTATCCTCGATGCCGTACGGGCGTCACATGGAACCGCTATTTCGGTCACCGATGAGGAACTTGTCGCCGCCGTTCGTGAGATCGGTGCCGCTGAGGGTATTTTTACCGCACCTGAAGGAGCTGCGTGTCTCCCGGCACTGAGAAAATTGATCGCTGACGGCTGGATCGTTGAGGGCGAATCGGTCGTTATATTCAATACCGGAGCCGGCGTGAAATATCTCGAAGCTTTCGCTTAA
- a CDS encoding SDR family oxidoreductase yields MDLNGKTCLVFGAGRGIGRRVAGLFSNAGANIVVSSRTESDLHELEFQLNAEGNPNVLSVAADAADRDEVDKVVSAAIGKFGSIDYLVHAAGLGILKPFGELTAADLDTLLNANVRSAFNVFQAVLPQMSEQKFGRVVAFPGILGKAPMMQAAGYCAAKYALTGMVKCLAQEYKRFGIRFSLMHLGGVDSTFWDDITMRVDRTKMLTVDAAANAAFFAATQEGEGVMAEVVLMPESHQLV; encoded by the coding sequence ATGGATCTAAATGGAAAGACTTGTTTGGTTTTCGGTGCCGGGAGAGGGATCGGCCGGCGTGTCGCCGGGCTTTTTTCGAATGCGGGGGCAAATATTGTGGTCAGCTCCAGGACCGAAAGCGACCTTCATGAGCTGGAATTTCAGTTGAACGCTGAGGGCAATCCCAACGTTCTTTCAGTTGCGGCGGATGCTGCGGATAGAGATGAGGTGGACAAAGTCGTAAGTGCTGCGATCGGCAAATTCGGCTCGATCGACTACCTTGTCCACGCCGCCGGTTTAGGGATCCTGAAGCCTTTCGGAGAACTGACCGCAGCCGATCTAGATACGCTGTTAAATGCAAATGTGCGATCGGCGTTCAACGTATTTCAGGCGGTTCTGCCGCAGATGAGCGAGCAGAAATTCGGCCGTGTCGTGGCCTTTCCGGGCATTCTCGGCAAGGCTCCGATGATGCAGGCCGCTGGATATTGTGCAGCGAAATACGCGTTGACCGGCATGGTCAAATGCCTTGCTCAGGAATACAAGAGGTTCGGTATTCGTTTTAGCCTAATGCACTTGGGCGGCGTCGATTCTACCTTCTGGGATGACATCACGATGCGTGTCGACCGCACGAAAATGCTGACGGTCGATGCGGCAGCAAATGCAGCATTCTTTGCTGCTACGCAGGAAGGCGAAGGCGTCATGGCTGAGGTCGTCCTGATGCCTGAATCGCACCAGTTGGTGTAG
- a CDS encoding alkaline phosphatase family protein: MFSASAQGVKRLVVVKIDGLPAYYVDRFAKQTDPSTGRSILPWFEEVFYNGGTRVPNFYTRGMSLSGPSWGQIDSGQHLQIKGNVEYDRYTLHAYDYLNFLPYYINYGLNKKVDMPAMEVMDQLGIPVLTDAFDYEKRYTSQQLYQRGNSWDVLASGFVKLYPGTPSDFIDEWTIGLNFRKVTVDQAERDILGKLVKRDHIDYYDYYDVSFDHVSHHNNDPQSRLSALKDLDRLIGRIWVAIQSSGRASETALVLISDHGFNSEEKVYSQGFNLVKLLASAQGGGHHVITKRRLMLDYSVKGIYPLVPLIKTSSEDSYYLKGRSSDYPTALVDFDGNERSSIHLRNSDLNTLHILLQQLKQNRLAPEMKKAVADAFFDIIEEHRGEWRQTADEVEEEIEALQRWIEVQKPIVAAIPKKFTPEEAARGIDEKSRRLASLTQIAIETESDFRKYVSTLRALSGLRRDAFDPKKIDVEDVIPPGAMGDSNTINQLQNYVVGVAAEGLTLNSKKELDLDRSFARVNYLELLHNQRVRNNVQPTVSNRPVDFVAVRVPLDSVMDSIPDGTKPTEDPIWLFGGPDKQALLLASEADDGSRSYRYVPIARLRQDSQGKTTFLMKDWAAGFPLKYFEDENFGVSRSVRAAWLGEWHTELEWLNAAHKTQYSNAIIGLNEQLDRHPVFGDEGKEITADEKLIRRFRQRQRHLTEADLLILANDHWNFDVRGFNPGGNHGSFFRVSTNSTFMIAGGANTGIPRGLAVEQPYDSLSFMPTLMKLMGKIDDDNQPNAELKQRGFRRFPGRVIKEITAPGK; encoded by the coding sequence GTGTTTTCTGCAAGCGCCCAAGGGGTAAAGCGTTTGGTGGTTGTAAAGATCGACGGGCTCCCGGCTTATTATGTTGACCGCTTCGCAAAACAGACCGATCCTTCGACAGGTAGATCGATACTGCCGTGGTTCGAAGAGGTTTTTTACAATGGCGGGACGCGCGTTCCCAATTTTTACACCCGCGGCATGAGCCTGTCAGGGCCATCGTGGGGCCAGATCGATTCCGGCCAGCACCTTCAGATAAAGGGAAATGTTGAATACGACCGCTATACCCTGCATGCCTATGACTACCTGAACTTTCTACCCTACTACATCAATTATGGCCTGAATAAGAAGGTGGATATGCCGGCAATGGAGGTGATGGACCAGCTCGGGATACCCGTACTTACTGATGCCTTCGATTATGAGAAGCGCTACACCAGTCAGCAGCTCTATCAGAGAGGGAACAGCTGGGATGTTCTTGCCAGCGGATTTGTAAAGCTTTACCCGGGAACGCCCAGTGATTTCATTGACGAGTGGACCATCGGGCTGAATTTTCGCAAGGTAACCGTTGATCAGGCGGAACGCGATATTCTCGGGAAGCTCGTAAAACGAGATCACATTGACTATTACGATTACTATGACGTGTCGTTTGACCACGTGTCGCACCACAACAACGATCCTCAGTCGCGTCTCTCGGCACTTAAGGATCTTGACCGCCTGATCGGCCGGATCTGGGTCGCGATCCAATCGTCGGGCCGGGCGTCAGAAACTGCTCTTGTCCTGATTTCCGATCATGGCTTCAACTCGGAAGAAAAGGTATACAGCCAAGGGTTCAACCTCGTCAAACTGCTCGCCAGTGCTCAAGGCGGCGGGCACCATGTAATAACGAAACGCCGCCTGATGCTCGACTACTCGGTTAAGGGGATCTATCCGCTCGTTCCTCTCATCAAGACATCTTCCGAAGATTCGTACTATCTAAAAGGCCGCTCGAGCGATTATCCTACAGCACTTGTGGACTTTGACGGGAACGAGCGCTCGTCGATCCACCTTCGCAACAGCGATCTGAACACCCTGCACATTCTCTTGCAGCAGCTCAAACAAAACCGCCTGGCTCCCGAAATGAAAAAGGCTGTCGCCGATGCCTTTTTCGATATTATCGAGGAACATCGCGGTGAGTGGCGGCAAACCGCTGATGAGGTTGAAGAGGAGATCGAAGCGCTTCAACGATGGATCGAGGTTCAAAAGCCTATCGTGGCGGCGATCCCAAAGAAATTCACGCCGGAAGAGGCGGCTCGGGGCATTGATGAAAAATCCAGACGTCTGGCATCACTTACCCAAATAGCCATCGAGACCGAATCAGATTTTCGCAAATACGTCTCGACTCTCCGGGCTCTATCAGGCTTGCGGCGGGATGCGTTTGATCCAAAGAAGATCGATGTAGAAGACGTGATCCCGCCCGGAGCGATGGGAGATTCGAACACCATCAACCAACTCCAGAATTACGTCGTTGGCGTCGCAGCCGAGGGACTGACGCTGAACTCGAAAAAAGAACTTGACCTTGACCGCAGCTTCGCCAGGGTCAATTATCTTGAACTCCTCCACAACCAGCGGGTCAGAAATAACGTTCAGCCCACGGTCAGCAATCGCCCGGTAGATTTTGTTGCGGTCAGGGTTCCGCTTGATTCAGTAATGGATTCGATACCGGACGGTACAAAGCCGACCGAGGACCCGATCTGGCTTTTCGGCGGGCCGGACAAGCAGGCATTGCTATTGGCGTCAGAAGCGGATGACGGATCGCGTTCTTACCGCTATGTGCCGATCGCACGCCTCAGGCAGGACTCGCAAGGTAAGACCACGTTTCTGATGAAGGACTGGGCTGCAGGGTTTCCGCTTAAGTACTTTGAGGATGAAAATTTCGGAGTTTCACGTTCGGTACGTGCGGCCTGGCTTGGAGAATGGCACACTGAGCTTGAATGGCTCAACGCCGCTCATAAGACCCAATATTCCAACGCGATCATCGGCCTTAACGAACAACTCGACCGGCATCCGGTCTTTGGCGACGAGGGCAAGGAGATCACCGCCGACGAAAAACTGATCCGGCGATTTCGCCAGCGGCAGCGTCATCTGACCGAGGCAGACCTGCTGATCCTCGCGAACGATCATTGGAATTTTGACGTTCGCGGATTCAATCCCGGCGGCAACCACGGCTCATTTTTCCGCGTATCTACAAATTCGACATTTATGATCGCAGGCGGTGCGAATACAGGAATTCCACGCGGCCTCGCGGTGGAACAGCCGTACGACAGCCTCAGCTTTATGCCGACGCTGATGAAATTAATGGGTAAGATAGATGATGACAATCAGCCCAATGCTGAATTGAAGCAGCGTGGTTTCCGGCGTTTTCCCGGTCGAGTTATAAAGGAAATTACAGCTCCCGGGAAGTGA